A single genomic interval of Lathyrus oleraceus cultivar Zhongwan6 chromosome 7, CAAS_Psat_ZW6_1.0, whole genome shotgun sequence harbors:
- the LOC127101115 gene encoding phospholipase A1-Igamma3, chloroplastic — protein sequence MASVVPILHNLPSLSHSQPLFSRSTNHKSKFLILSRKPNNSPILLLKCSSSSSSSSMLNKLEEDEEDILEDDVGEQELSPPQPPPPPPPPPLPPLSQVWEEIQGKNNWEGLLDPMDPILRKEITRYGEFAQACYDSFDFDPHSKYCGTCKYHPSHFFEKLDMADSSGYTITRYLYATSNINLPNFFQKSKISSVWSTHANWMGYIAVATDEEEIKRLGRRDIVIAWRGTVTYIEWIYDLKDILHEANFRNDPTIKVELGFYDLYTKKEDSCSYCTFSAREQVLSEVKRLVQYYEEEELSITITGHSLGAALAILSAYDIAELNLNVVKDSNNNITKVIPVTVYSFAGPRVGNLKFKERCDELGVKVLRILNVHDKVPTVPGIITNEKFQFQRYIEDALSFPWSYAHVGTEIALDHRESPFLKENGDLGCAHNLEVLLHLIDGYHGKKKKFDLVSQRDIALVNKSCDFLRSEYGVPPHWRQDENKGMVRSGDGRWVLPERPQLEAHPPDTAQLLELVLKYHILINAKFQSGAK from the exons ATGGCTTCTGTTGTACCCATTCTCCATAACCTGCCATCTCTCTCCCATTCTCAACCTCTTTTTTCAAGATCCACCAACCACAAATCAAAATTCCTCATCCTTTCAAGAAAACCTAATAACTCACCAATTTTACTTCTCAAatgttcttcttcttcttcctcttcttccatGCTAAACAAactagaagaagatgaagaagacaTATTAGAAGACGACGTCGGAGAACAAGAATTATCACCACCACAACCACCACCGCCGCCGCCGCCTCCGCCGCTACCTCCGTTGAGCCAAGTATGGGAAGAAATCCAAGGTAAGAACAACTGGGAAGGCTTGTTAGATCCGATGGATCCCATTCTCCGGAAAGAAATCACTCGCTACGGCGAGTTTGCTCAAGCATGCTACGATTCCTTCGACTTTGATCCACACTCAAAATACTGTGGAACCTGCAAGTATCATCCTTCACATTTCTTCGAGAAACTAGACATGGCTGATAGTAGTGGATACACCATAACACGATATCTCTATGCAACTTCAAACATCAACCTTCCTAACTTTTTTCAGAAATCTAAGATCTCTTCTGTGTGGAGTACACATGCTAACTGGATGGGATACATCGCTGTCGCCACCGATGAAGAAGAAATTAAACGGTTAGGACGCCGCGACATAG TTATTGCATGGAGGGGCACAGTAACATACATAGAATGGATATACGACCTAAAAGACATTCTACACGAAGCAAACTTCAGAAATGACCCAACAATCAAAGTAGAATTAGGCTTCTATGACTTATACACTAAGAAAGAAGATTCATGCAGTTATTGCACATTCTCAGCTCGAGAACAGGTCCTCTCAGAAGTGAAACGCCTTGTACAATACTACGAAGAAGAAGAACTCAGCATCACAATAACAGGACACAGTCTCGGCGCTGCATTAGCCATACTCAGCGCTTACGACATCGCCGAACTAAACCTAAACGTCGTCAAAGATAGTAATAATAACATAACGAAAGTCATCCCAGTAACCGTTTACTCGTTCGCAGGCCCTAGGGTTGGGAATTTGAAGTTCAAAGAAAGGTGCGATGAACTCGGTGTTAAGGTTTTGAGAATATTAAACGTGCATGACAAGGTTCCAACCGTGCCTGGGATAATAACTAATGAGAAATTTCAGTTTCAGAGGTATATAGAAGATGCTTTGTCTTTTCCGTGGAGTTATGCACATGTTGGAACTGAAATCGCTTTGGATCATAGAGAAAGTCCGTTTTTGAAGGAAAATGGTGATTTGGGTTGTGCACATAATTTAGAGGTACTTTTGCATTTAATAGATGGGTATCATGGGAAGAAGAAGAAATTTGATTTGGTTTCGCAAAGAGATATTGCGCTTGTGAATAAGAGCTGTGATTTTCTACGGAGTGAGTATGGTGTACCGCCGCATTGGAGACAAGATGAGAATAAAGGGATGGTGAGATCCGGTGATGGACGGTGGGTTTTGCCTGAACGGCCACAATTGGAAGCTCATCCACCGGATACAGCACAACTTCTTGAGTTAGTGCTTAAATATCACATTCTGATTAATGCTAAGTTTCAATCAGGAGCAAAGTGA